A genome region from Solanum pennellii chromosome 12, SPENNV200 includes the following:
- the LOC107005676 gene encoding probable L-type lectin-domain containing receptor kinase S.5: MEFFTPKIFIFFSCLQLISQAKIITFDKQYGDPFDHTYAPLLEIKYPAQISNQALQITPDTASTAYKTLNNSGRILLKQPFKLWVDDISRTASFNTSFLVNIYRPDNKTAAEGLAFLICPNLDLPLNSQGQYLGLTNATTNGAPSNKIIAIELDTFKQEFDIDDNHIGIDINNVESVKSKSLTPYGIELAPIGERFYNIWIQYDGIKKILDVYIIEQMTKNGATPTRPKVPILTHNVDLKEIVNEDSYFGFSASTGHFKQLNCVLRWNLTVEYFQEKNNQEKVVIISVSVGVTLLIVLLILSGYFGYYYFFNEKKRDDNRSESTILGALKSLPGMPRDFEFKELKEATNNFDEKNKLGEGGFGVVYKGYLVGEKMEIAVKWFSRESIKGQDDFLAELTIINRLRHKHLVKLLGKYFFKLLLFMFFFFLSICSLFKLG; this comes from the coding sequence ATGGAATTTTTCACACcaaaaatcttcatatttttctcttgtctTCAACTCATATCACAAGCCAAAATCATAACATTTGACAAACAATATGGTGATCCTTTTGATCACACATATGCTCCTTTACTTGAAATCAAATATCCTGCACAAATAAGCAATCAAGCACTTCAAATCACCCCTGACACAGCTTCCACTGCTTACAAAACGTTAAATAATTCAGGCAGAATCCTACTAAAACAACCTTTCAAATTATGGGTAGACGATATTTCAAGGACAGCGTCTTTCAACACGTCATTCCTAGTAAACATTTATAGACCGGATAACAAAACAGCAGCCGAAGGTCTAGCATTCTTGATAtgtccaaatttggatttgccACTAAACAGCCAGGGTCAGTACTTGGGCCTAACGAACGCTACAACAAATGGTGCACCATCCAACAAAATAATCGCGATTGAGCTAGATACATTCAAACAAGAATTCGATATTGATGATAATCATATTGGGATTGATATCAACAACGTTGAATCCGTTAAATCAAAATCTTTAACACCATATGGAATTGAACTAGCTCCAATAGGTGAAAGATTCTACAACATATGGATACAATATGATGGAATCAAGAAAATACTTGATGTGTACATTATTGAACAAATGACAAAAAATGGGGCAACACCAACAAGGCCAAAAGTACCAATACTAACACACAATGTTGATTTGAAAGAAATTGTAAATGAAGATTCATACTTTGGTTTCTCAGCTTCAACAGGACATTTCAAACAGTTGAATTGTGTGTTGAGATGGAATTTAACAGTTGAGTATTTTCAAGAGAAGAATAATCAAGAAAAGGTGGTAATAATAAGTGTAAGTGTTGGTGTGACACTATTgattgttttattaattttgtcagggtattttgggtattattatttttttaatgagaaaaaaaggGATGATAATAGGTCAGAATCTACTATATTAGGTGCATTAAAGAGTTTACCTGGAATGCCTAGGGATTTTGAGtttaaagaattgaaagaagctactaataattttgatgaaaaaaataaacttggTGAAGGTGGATTTGGAGTTGTGTATAAAGGGTATTTAGTTGGTGAAAAAATGGAAATTGCTGTGAAGTGGTTTTCTAGGGAAAGTATCAAGGGTCAAGATGATTTCTTGGCTGAGTTGACAATTATCAACCGTTTAAGGCATAAACATCTTGTCAAATTACTtggtaagtatttttttaaacttttactttttatgttttttttttttttgagtatttGTTCTTTGTTTAAGTTAGGATAA
- the LOC107006307 gene encoding uncharacterized protein LOC107006307 has protein sequence MNGDVEAANKNIKKILRKMIDNHLGWYEMFPYALLGYRTTVKTSIGATPYLLVYGTEAVIPAEVKIPSLRIIQEAQLSNDELVSKRNDQLTLIDEKRMVAVFHGQLYRQRMIHVFRKRVRARIFEIRQLVLKRIFPHQDEYKGKFSPNWQRLYMVRKLLSRGALVLSEMYGTAWTKPMNSDAVKRYYV, from the coding sequence ATGAATGGAGATGTAGAGGCTgccaataagaacatcaagaagatcctgaggaaaatgattgacaatcacCTAGGTTGGTATGAAATGTTTCCATATGCTTTGTTGGGCTATCGAACGACTGTCAAAACGTCGATTGGAGCCACTCCATATTtgctagtatatggaacagaagcagtcatacctgctgaagtcAAGATACCGTCattgagaatcatccaagaagctcAGTTGAGTAATGATGAGTTGGTCAGCAAGCGGAATGATCAACtaactttgattgatgagaagagaatggttgccGTTTTTCATGGTCAACTATATCGACAGAGAATGATTCATGTTTTCCGAAAGAGAGTCAGAGccagaatttttgaaattaggCAGTTAGTACTTAAGcgcatttttcctcatcaagatgaGTACAAAGGAAAATTCTCACCAAATTGGCAACGACTTTACATGGTTCGCAAATTATTATCTAGAGGTGCTTTAGTCCTATCGGAGATGTATGGCACCGCATGGACGAAACCGATGAACTCAGatgctgtcaagagatactacgtgTGA